From Oncorhynchus masou masou isolate Uvic2021 chromosome 7, UVic_Omas_1.1, whole genome shotgun sequence, one genomic window encodes:
- the LOC135543304 gene encoding LOW QUALITY PROTEIN: collagen alpha-1(VIII) chain-like (The sequence of the model RefSeq protein was modified relative to this genomic sequence to represent the inferred CDS: inserted 1 base in 1 codon) produces the protein MAKPLPSTHLLVVALQLCLVLCHHARGAAYYGHKQPQQPQHPQQHLPQQHQPMQQIPHMPLGNGYGNGNGNGDGLPKQQYGKEMPQHMPYSKEMPYVLPQYGQELPQMLPQMHEQPQMPPNKGKGKGQSYPSNGKXPWSPTPDDRGLQGPGPEGPPGAQGPPGPQGPPGMLGQGLPGPHGKPGPPGPQGYPGIGKPGMPGMPGKPGGGGQPGPKGDLGPGGDVGPMGMPGGPGLPGPPGLPGIGKPGGQGLPGQPGPRGEPGHKGIPGLPGLPGPKGDKGIGLPGLPGLKGPGGPPGPPGQGGLPGVGKPGLNGLPGLPGGAGKPGPPGEGGLAGPPGEGGEPGPPGLPGIGKPGHDGLPGQPGFPGGKGESGPPGLPGGSGLPGYGKPGYPGPKGDKGHGGFSGAPGPKGDKGHGGLPGQEGLPGPTGPPGLPGTIGPPGGLGFPGPKGEGGNGGPKGLPGPKGEPGPPGLPGQGGYPGEGGQPGPRGIPGPLGPKGDNGHKGLPGLPGAPGMPGSRGEGGMPGEKGHQGPKGIPGNFGPGGPHGPPGLPGPKGELGPPGKPGYPGEGKPGVPGALGPQGKPGNGGPPGQPGQPGQPGPPGPPGPPTQPPGVGEILPELGPGLDGLKQGGYKKPKNGGDRNGLEMPAFTAQLTNPFPPVGSPVVFDKLLYNGHQDYNPQTGVFSCTIPGIYYFAYHVHCKGANVWVALVKNNEPVMYTYDEYKKGSLDQASGSAVLPLQQGDTVHVQLPSDQAAGLYAGQYVHSSFSGYLLYPM, from the exons ATGGCCAAGCCCCTCCCTTCTACTCATCTATTGGTGGTGGCACTCCAGCTGTGTCTAGTACTATGCCACCATGCCCGTGGGGCGGCATATTACGGGCATAAGCAGCCGCAGCAGCCGCAGCACCCACAGCAGCACCTTCCCCAGCAGCACCAGCCCATGCAACAGATACCTCACATGCCCCTAGGGAATGGGTATGGGAACGGGAACGGGAATGGGGACGGGCTGCCCAAGCAACAGTACGGGAAGGAAATGCCACAACATATGCCATACAGCAAAGAGATGCCATATGTGCTGCCACAGTATGGGCAAGAACTTCCACAGATGCTTCCACAGATGCACGAACAACCCCAGATGCCACCCAATAAGGGCAAGGGAAAAG GTCAGTCATATCCCAGTAATGGGA GGCCTTGGAGTCCCACACCTGATGATAGGGGACTACAGGGTCCTGGTCCCGAGGGGCCACCAGGAGCCCAAGGGCCTCCAGGACCACAGGGCCCTCCAGGGATGCTAGGTCAAGGGTTGCCCGGCCCCCATGGAAAACCAGGCCCTCCTGGTCCCCAAGGGTATCCTGGGATAGGAAAACCCGGAATGCCGGGAATGCCCGGTAAACCTGGTGGAGGCGGCCAGCCTGGTCCGAAGGGCGACCTTGGTCCTGGTGGTGATGTAGGACCAATGGGGATGCCTGGGGGGCCAGGTCTTCCAGGGCCACCAGGCCTGCCAGGCATCGGGAAGCCAGGGGGTCAGGGACTGCCTGGGCAGCCTGGGCCTCGAGGGGAGCCTGGACACAAGGGCATACCTGGACTGCCTGGTCTTCCTGGGCCCAAGGGAGACAAAGGGATTGGCTTGCCAGGATTGCCAGGTTTGAAAGGACCTGGTGGACCTCCTGGGCCTCCTGGTCAAGGGGGTTTGCCAGGGGTTGGAAAACCAGGTCTGAATGGACTACCAGGATTGCCCGGGGGGGCAGGAAAACCAGGCCCACCTGGAGAAGGAGGACTTGCTGGTCCACCAGGTGAAGGGGGAGAACCAGGACCACCTGGGCTACCAGGTATTGGCAAGCCCGGGCATGATGGTTTGCCAGGACAACCAGGGTTCCCAGGCGGTAAAGGGGAATCAGGCCCACCAGGTTTGCCAGGGGGCTCAGGCCTACCTGGTTACGGAAAGCCAGGATATCCTGGACCAAAAGGAGACAAAGGACATGGAGGTTTTTCTGGAGCTCCAGGCCCAAAAGGTGACAAAGGTCATGGAGGTCTCCCAGGGCAGGAAGGCCTTCCTGGACCCACCGGGCCACCGGGCCTGCCCGGTACCATTGGGCCACCTGGGGGTCTTGGTTTCCCAGGTCCGAAGGGAGAAGGTGGCAATGGAGGGCCAAAGGGGCTGCCAGGTCCTAAAGGTGAACCAGGGCCTCCAGGGCTTCCTGGACAGGGTGGGTATCCTGGAGAGGGTGGTCAACCAGGACCGAGAGGTATACCAGGGCCACTGGGTCCGAAAGGGGATAACGGCCACAAAGGGTTACCTGGCCTCCCTGGAGCTCCTGGAATGCCCGGTTCAAGGGGAGAAGGTGGAATGCCCGGAGAAAAAGGTCACCAGGGACCCAAGGGAATCCCTGGAAATTTTGGTCCAGGTGGGCCACATGGTCCTCCCGGTCTTCCCGGGCCAAAAGGCGAGCTTGGTCCACCAGGGAAACCTGGCTACCCCGGCGAAGGTAAACCTGGTGTTCCAGGCGCTTTAGGGCCCCAAGGGAAACCTGGCAACGGTGGACCCCCTGGTCAGCCTGGACAACCAGGACAACCTGGTCCCCCTGGCCCACCCGGACCCCCCACCCAACCACCTGGTGTTGGTGAAATCCTCCCTGAGCTGGGTCCTGGTCTGGACGGTCTTAAACAAGGCGGTTACAAGAAACCAAAGAATGGAGGGGACAGGAACGGCCTGGAGATGCCAGCATTCACGGCTCAGCTCACCAATCCTTTCCCCCCTGTAGGCTCCCCTGTGGTCTTCGACAAGCTCCTGTACAATGGTCATCAGGACTACAATCCCCAAACCGGCGTCTTCAGCTGTACCATACCGGGAATCTATTACTTTGCTTACCACGTCCACTGCAAAGGAGCGAATGTGTGGGTGGCGCTGGTCAAGAACAATGAGCCTGTGATGTACACATATGATGAGTACAAAAAGGGCAGCCTGGACCAGGCGTCAGGGAGCGCTGTGCTCCCCTTACAGCAAGGAGACACTGTGCATGTACAGCTTCCATCTGACCAGGCAGCAGGACTTTATGCCGGTCAGTATGTCCACTCTTCATTCTCCGGATATTTATTGTACCCAATGTaa
- the LOC135543303 gene encoding protein jagunal homolog 1-B, with product MASRAGPRATGTDGSDFQHRERVASHYQMSVALKSEIRKLNIVHVLIWLLLAAQVTVSQLNLVSHSVVAAPYQWEYPYLLSVIPSLFSFMALPKNNISYLVISMISAGLFCIAPLIYGGMEMFPVAQQLYRHGKAYRFIFGFSAVSVMYLVMVIAVQVHGWQIYYSKKLLDAWFTSTQDKKKK from the exons ATGGCTTCCCGAGCTGGACCTCGAGCTACTGGCACAGATGGAAGTGACTTTCAGCACCGCGAGAGAGTGGCCTCACACTACCAGATGAG TGTCGCCCTCAAGTCCGAGATCCGTAAGCTGAACATCGTCCATGTTCTGATCTGGCTCCTCTTAGCTGCCCAGGTGACAGTGAGCCAGCTGAACCTAGTGTCCCACAGTGTGGTGGCTGCTCCCTACCAGTGGGAGTACCCCTACCTGCTCAGTGTCATCCCCTCCCTCTTCAGCTTCATGGCCCTGCCCAAAAACAACATCAGCTACCTGGTGATCTCCATGATCAGTGCTGGCCTCTTCTGCATAGCGCCGCTCATCTACGGGGGCATGGAGATGTTCCCGGTGGCCCAGCAGCTGTACCGCCACGGCAAGGCCTACCGCTTCATCTTCGGCTTCTCTGCCGTGTCCGTCATGTACCTGGTGATGGTGATTGCGGTGCAGGTGCACGGCTGGCAGATCTACTACAGCAAGAAGCTGCTGGACGCCTGGTTTACCTCCACACAAGACAAGAAGAAGAAATGA